One stretch of Zingiber officinale cultivar Zhangliang chromosome 6B, Zo_v1.1, whole genome shotgun sequence DNA includes these proteins:
- the LOC121992208 gene encoding uncharacterized protein LOC121992208, which translates to MKAINVFPRTSTWSSIVDSFYISKDLEKSSLDEFFSTMELHKTRVEGLDGERSRGVALVANKEKGKKNKAPSQSSSDSKESSASMDSDQEAYMVRKMRKSFKSFSTNKSHAKKNSRSKSRTRKIICYNFQREGHIRDDCPLLKKKEGKKEEKKTKEKGKKAHNLKATWDAPSSSEEEEHHVPHFSLIGIDDVASTSSKQEDGRNSSEDEEGSSSEGGGQTSDSDFLVSEDHSLD; encoded by the exons atgaaagccatcaatgtCTTCCCAAGAACctcgacatggagctccattgtagactcattctacatttcaaaggacctagagaagagctctctagatgaattcttttcaactaTGGAGCTTCATAAGACACGAGTTGAAGGGTTAGATGGagaaagatcaagaggagtagcccttgtggcaaacaaggaaaaggggaagaagaataAAGCTCCATCTCAATCATCTTCCGATTCTAaggagtcaagtgcctcaatggatagcgatcaagaggcatatatggtaaggaagatgagaaaatcatttaaatccttttctactaacaaatctcatgctaagaaaaattcaagaagcaaaagtaggacaaggaaaaTCATTTGCTACAATTTTCAaagagaaggacacataagagatgattgtccactcttgaagaagaaggaaggaaagaaggaggagaagaagacaaaagaaaaggggaagaaggctcacaatctaaaagcaacatgggatgctCCAtcgtcatcggaggaagaagagcatcatgtGCCCCATTTTTCTCTAataggaattgatgatgtagcctccacctcatccaaaCAAGAAGATGGAAGgaactcaagtgaagatgaagaagggagctcaagtgaagggggaggtcaaacatcggattcaGACTTcttggtaagtgag GACCATTCATTGGACTAA